One stretch of Sporocytophaga myxococcoides DSM 11118 DNA includes these proteins:
- a CDS encoding VIT1/CCC1 transporter family protein yields the protein MEDKLHSGGNILFFNKDYISEFVYGGIDGAITTFAVVAGATGANLSISVVIILGFANLIADGFSMSVGNFFSTKAEQDTYEKNKAVEYWEIENMREKEIEEVREIYEKKGFKGELLDKVVEVIISNKDVWVDTMMKEELEMSKDERTPFKTAGMTFISFVTIGLIPLLAYVFAILDILEPNNLFLVSCVLTGIALAIVGSLKSIVTDKNKLVGILETLFLGGIAALLSYYVGAVLETVFK from the coding sequence ATGGAAGATAAGCTACACTCAGGCGGGAACATTTTATTTTTTAATAAAGATTATATTTCCGAATTCGTTTATGGAGGTATTGATGGTGCAATTACCACATTTGCTGTTGTCGCGGGGGCTACAGGTGCAAATTTATCAATTTCGGTGGTGATTATACTTGGCTTTGCCAATCTCATTGCTGACGGTTTTTCAATGTCTGTGGGGAACTTCTTTTCAACTAAGGCGGAGCAGGACACTTATGAGAAAAATAAAGCTGTTGAATATTGGGAAATTGAAAATATGAGGGAAAAAGAAATCGAAGAGGTAAGGGAGATTTATGAGAAGAAGGGATTCAAGGGGGAGTTGTTAGATAAGGTAGTTGAAGTCATTATTTCCAATAAAGATGTATGGGTGGATACTATGATGAAGGAAGAGCTTGAAATGTCTAAAGACGAAAGAACTCCTTTTAAAACTGCCGGTATGACCTTTATATCTTTTGTCACCATTGGGCTGATTCCTTTGCTCGCTTACGTATTTGCTATTCTGGATATACTGGAACCGAATAATTTATTTCTGGTAAGCTGTGTTCTTACCGGTATAGCTCTTGCAATTGTAGGAAGTTTAAAGAGTATCGTTACAGATAAGAATAAATTAGTAGGGATTTTAGAAACTCTTTTTCTTGGAGGCATTGCCGCCTTACTTTCATATTATGTTGGGGCTGTTCTTGAAACAGTTTTTAAATAA
- a CDS encoding diphthine--ammonia ligase, which translates to MQKAVFCWSGGKDSAFALYRALSSGEFEILALLTTINSAFSRVSMHGVREELMDLQAKQIGIPLYKVYIPEVCTNEEYEKQMEEAMLFWKEKDVSHIIFGDIFLEDLKRYREEKLKKVEMKAVFPLWKEDTTELLSDFLKLGFKTMICSGSCKNINENIVGETLTEEIVGNMSPGTDPCGENGEFHTFVYAGPIFRSELEIACTEKVVKFYKVKKETEGKIEEEEVGYWFADIKLKE; encoded by the coding sequence ATGCAAAAAGCAGTTTTTTGCTGGAGTGGAGGTAAAGACTCCGCTTTTGCTTTATATAGGGCTTTATCATCAGGCGAATTCGAGATATTGGCCTTGCTCACAACTATCAATTCTGCCTTCTCAAGAGTTTCTATGCATGGGGTGAGAGAAGAGCTGATGGACCTTCAGGCAAAGCAAATCGGAATTCCATTGTATAAGGTTTATATACCTGAAGTTTGCACTAATGAAGAATATGAAAAGCAAATGGAGGAAGCAATGTTATTCTGGAAAGAAAAAGATGTTTCTCATATTATTTTTGGAGATATTTTTTTAGAGGATCTAAAACGATACAGGGAGGAAAAACTGAAAAAAGTAGAGATGAAAGCGGTGTTCCCTTTATGGAAGGAGGATACAACTGAATTGCTCTCTGACTTTTTGAAATTAGGCTTTAAAACAATGATATGCTCAGGGAGCTGCAAAAATATAAATGAAAATATTGTAGGGGAAACTCTTACTGAGGAAATTGTTGGAAATATGTCACCAGGCACTGATCCTTGCGGGGAAAATGGAGAGTTTCATACATTTGTTTATGCCGGACCGATATTTAGGAGTGAACTGGAAATAGCCTGTACAGAAAAAGTAGTAAAATTTTACAAAGTAAAAAAAGAAACAGAAGGCAAAATAGAGGAAGAAGAAGTAGGATATTGGTTTGCCGATATAAAATTGAAGGAATAA
- a CDS encoding SDR family NAD(P)-dependent oxidoreductase: MRYTLITGASRGIGLAMAEYCAAKNFNMVLVSRSENKLWEIAARLKATKKIDVKVYPADLTESGVSEKLYDWCVKEGINVNMLINNAGAGLYGKFSSLSLEDQLNLIRLNQCASVSLIYNFIPMLKAEGGYIMNVASTACYQPIPFMSVYAATQSFLHSYTLALREELKPFNISVSCLCPGPTATDFFEEAGLKNLPVDSSEVKMSPEEVAEIAVEGMLEHDSEIIPGTSNMFGAYFSKIFPNKFIVRTLNRLFAPKN; this comes from the coding sequence ATGAGGTATACATTAATTACCGGAGCAAGCAGAGGTATTGGCCTGGCAATGGCAGAATACTGTGCGGCTAAAAATTTTAATATGGTTCTTGTTTCAAGATCCGAAAATAAGCTTTGGGAAATAGCAGCAAGACTAAAAGCTACCAAAAAAATTGATGTAAAAGTTTATCCTGCAGATCTGACAGAAAGTGGTGTTTCTGAGAAACTCTATGATTGGTGTGTAAAGGAAGGTATAAATGTAAATATGCTCATCAATAATGCAGGAGCAGGTTTGTATGGAAAATTTTCTTCATTATCACTGGAAGATCAGCTCAATCTGATAAGGTTAAATCAATGTGCTTCTGTATCGCTGATTTATAACTTTATTCCAATGCTAAAAGCAGAAGGCGGCTATATTATGAATGTAGCAAGTACTGCATGTTATCAGCCAATACCATTCATGAGTGTATATGCAGCAACTCAGTCTTTTCTGCATTCATATACTCTGGCACTACGCGAGGAATTAAAGCCTTTTAACATATCTGTCAGCTGTCTTTGTCCTGGTCCTACTGCAACTGATTTTTTTGAAGAAGCAGGATTGAAAAATCTGCCAGTAGATTCCAGTGAAGTAAAAATGTCTCCGGAAGAAGTAGCTGAAATAGCGGTGGAGGGCATGCTGGAGCATGATTCTGAAATTATTCCGGGAACAAGTAATATGTTTGGAGCCTATTTCAGTAAGATTTTTCCAAACAAGTTTATAGTAAGAACCCTTAACAGGCTTTTTGCTCCAAAAAATTAA
- a CDS encoding TonB-dependent receptor, with the protein MGKRIFYFIFFLLISSLMAFGQVKEVVSGQVVNEQGRVVSNADIVLYDQQWNTLSHIHSDSEGRFSFNLSSDSLHTIVISFLGYENFVKQINPSERNTATITFQLKPDVQMLRQIEVKGKFKEGSGGQVSTIKIDPKIPKYLPSAFGDFNKILSTVGLGVVSNSELTSQYGVRGGNFEENLVYVNGIEIYRPFLVRSGQQEGLSFINPDMVADIEFSAGGWQPKYGDKLSSMLAVKYREPKNLRGTITAGLLNNALYLENSAFNKRLSISIGARQKSSQYLLKTLPVKGQYKPKFYDIQSYISLDLTKKSKAAEYGKRTTLGLLLSYSKNKYQVFPSKSKVQFGTLYQVMNLTVDFDGKEIMEYETFQSGLVFTHRFSKRFKTEFIASGVRTIESEGFDVEAGYKLYEMEIDPSSGVFPTLNAPLIIRGIGTSFEHGRNNLKASIFNFTHRGYYNLNSKNKVEYGYTLTKEIIDDRLSEYSFIDSASYVTLTRYVNTSVDLNSWRNQGYIQNTYTPDSTHILTYGVRLNYWSLNKQLLASPRLQYGWIPASRPNLMLRAAAGVYQQPPFYRELRNFDGEVNINLKAQTSYHFIAGSDLKFMSWGREFKFISEIYYKYLTNVVPYDVDNVRLRYYGQNLANAYAAGIDFRVSGEFVRGEQSWFSLSLLKTMEDVQGDNRGYIRRPTDQRVTAAIFFQDHLPNNPTIKMYLNLVYGSGLPFGPPENKNLRASATTPSYRRVDIGFSKLLTMQDKEVLKKSLFESLWLSFEVLNLFGVNNTISYYWVSDFQNHQFAVPNTLSARFLNVRLIAKF; encoded by the coding sequence ATGGGTAAAAGGATTTTTTATTTTATTTTTTTTCTGCTTATATCCTCTTTGATGGCTTTTGGTCAGGTCAAAGAGGTGGTTTCAGGGCAAGTTGTAAATGAACAGGGAAGAGTTGTTTCTAATGCTGATATAGTATTGTACGACCAGCAATGGAATACTTTATCTCATATTCATTCTGATTCAGAAGGGCGATTTTCATTCAATTTATCCAGTGACTCTCTTCATACAATCGTCATATCATTTCTTGGTTATGAAAATTTTGTAAAACAGATAAATCCTTCAGAAAGAAATACTGCTACAATCACTTTTCAATTAAAGCCCGATGTTCAAATGCTCAGGCAAATTGAGGTCAAGGGTAAATTTAAGGAGGGGTCTGGAGGACAAGTTAGTACAATTAAAATAGATCCTAAAATTCCGAAATACCTTCCATCTGCCTTTGGTGATTTTAATAAAATCCTATCCACTGTGGGTTTAGGCGTTGTTTCTAATAGTGAACTTACTTCTCAGTATGGCGTGCGCGGAGGTAATTTTGAGGAAAATCTGGTCTATGTTAATGGTATAGAAATTTACAGACCCTTTCTTGTAAGGAGTGGTCAGCAGGAAGGATTAAGTTTTATCAATCCAGATATGGTTGCTGACATTGAATTCTCTGCCGGAGGATGGCAGCCAAAGTATGGAGATAAACTGTCTTCAATGTTGGCGGTAAAATACAGGGAGCCTAAAAACCTTAGGGGAACTATTACAGCAGGTTTGTTAAATAATGCTTTATATCTAGAAAATTCAGCATTTAATAAGAGGTTATCAATTTCTATTGGTGCAAGACAGAAATCATCGCAATACCTTCTTAAAACGCTCCCAGTAAAAGGTCAATACAAACCAAAGTTTTATGACATCCAATCTTATATTTCTCTTGATTTAACTAAGAAAAGTAAGGCTGCAGAGTATGGAAAACGGACTACGTTGGGACTTTTATTAAGCTATTCCAAAAATAAATATCAAGTGTTTCCTTCTAAGAGCAAAGTGCAATTTGGAACGCTTTATCAAGTGATGAATTTGACTGTTGATTTTGACGGCAAGGAAATCATGGAGTATGAGACTTTTCAAAGCGGACTTGTTTTCACACATCGGTTTAGTAAACGATTTAAAACGGAATTTATAGCCTCCGGTGTCAGAACAATAGAAAGCGAGGGGTTTGATGTGGAGGCAGGTTATAAATTATATGAAATGGAAATAGATCCTAGCTCTGGTGTCTTTCCTACACTTAACGCACCACTTATTATAAGGGGAATCGGAACTAGCTTTGAGCATGGAAGGAATAACCTGAAAGCTTCAATTTTTAACTTTACTCATCGAGGTTATTATAATCTGAATTCAAAGAATAAGGTTGAATATGGATATACACTTACTAAAGAGATTATTGATGACCGGTTAAGTGAATATTCTTTTATTGATTCTGCTTCTTATGTAACATTAACAAGATATGTAAACACTTCAGTTGATTTGAATTCATGGAGAAATCAGGGTTATATTCAGAACACCTACACTCCAGACTCTACTCATATTTTAACTTATGGAGTTAGGTTAAATTACTGGTCTTTAAATAAACAATTGCTTGCAAGTCCTCGTCTTCAGTATGGTTGGATCCCAGCCTCAAGACCCAACCTGATGCTGAGAGCTGCAGCTGGTGTATATCAACAGCCTCCATTCTACAGAGAACTTAGGAATTTTGATGGAGAGGTTAATATTAATCTTAAAGCCCAGACTTCCTATCATTTTATTGCAGGTAGTGATCTAAAGTTCATGTCATGGGGAAGAGAGTTTAAATTTATATCAGAGATTTATTATAAATACCTGACAAACGTTGTGCCTTATGATGTTGATAATGTCAGGCTCAGATATTACGGTCAGAATCTTGCCAATGCGTATGCCGCAGGAATAGATTTCAGAGTCAGCGGAGAATTTGTGAGAGGAGAACAGTCCTGGTTCAGCCTCAGTTTATTAAAGACAATGGAAGATGTTCAGGGAGACAATCGCGGGTATATCAGAAGGCCTACAGATCAGAGGGTCACGGCTGCGATATTCTTTCAAGACCACCTGCCTAATAACCCTACAATAAAAATGTATTTAAATCTTGTGTATGGCTCCGGATTACCTTTCGGTCCTCCTGAAAATAAAAACTTAAGAGCCTCTGCAACCACTCCGTCATACAGAAGAGTAGACATAGGTTTTTCAAAATTATTAACTATGCAGGATAAAGAAGTATTGAAAAAGTCTCTCTTTGAATCACTTTGGTTGAGCTTTGAAGTCCTGAATCTGTTTGGTGTAAACAATACAATCAGTTATTACTGGGTTAGTGATTTTCAAAATCATCAATTTGCTGTCCCGAATACTTTATCGGCAAGGTTTTTGAATGTCCGCCTGATAGCGAAATTTTAA
- a CDS encoding carotenoid oxygenase family protein, with translation MDSLIYKSVEKETPNSNLTVEGQIPEWLSGDLIRNGPAKFEVGEYKLNHWFDGYSMIHKFSIQDGKVYYKSKFLQSKDYIKSTSANYIKNRSWGTVADPCASIFNKFFSAFTKPEASNASVSILKNGNRIAAVSDFSSMVEFDFNTLETKGDIKFSDQFGNDYMFSAAHSCYDPETKEIFNCLGKPGPKGNFSFVKISESTFERKPFGSLSAPKHTYFHSYALTKNYFIFIEQPLELNIWQLMFSRFLNRPYEACYHWKPEHGTKFHLVSRLNGKVKTFKSAPFFFFHTVNAFEEDNEVLIDLCLYKDPSVIKDLYLDKLKQNGLKKESMSLLYRTKINLETKTVDLIQLSDVSLDLPSFNMTRACKSYNYVYGLGLRETQDIEVNNQLVKVDVRSGDLKVWYHKGMYPSEPLFVGAPGGLLEDDGIILSVVLDIQKQSSFLLLLNASDFTEIARAYSPVYLPIGLHGMFYQK, from the coding sequence ATGGATTCACTCATTTATAAAAGCGTTGAGAAGGAAACACCGAACAGTAATCTAACTGTAGAAGGACAAATACCTGAATGGCTTTCAGGTGACCTTATCAGAAACGGTCCAGCTAAATTTGAAGTTGGTGAGTATAAGCTGAACCACTGGTTTGACGGGTATTCAATGATTCATAAATTTTCAATTCAAGATGGAAAAGTATATTATAAAAGTAAGTTTCTTCAATCCAAAGACTATATAAAAAGTACCTCAGCCAATTATATAAAAAACAGAAGTTGGGGCACAGTTGCTGATCCTTGTGCATCTATATTCAATAAATTTTTCAGTGCTTTCACCAAACCCGAAGCATCCAATGCAAGTGTCAGCATTTTAAAAAATGGAAATAGAATAGCTGCTGTATCAGACTTCTCTTCAATGGTTGAATTTGATTTTAATACACTTGAAACTAAAGGAGATATTAAATTTTCTGATCAGTTCGGAAACGATTATATGTTTAGTGCCGCACATAGTTGTTACGATCCTGAAACCAAAGAAATCTTTAACTGCTTAGGAAAGCCGGGCCCCAAAGGGAATTTCTCATTTGTAAAAATTTCAGAATCTACATTTGAAAGAAAACCTTTCGGATCCTTGTCTGCTCCTAAGCATACTTATTTTCACAGTTATGCATTAACTAAAAATTATTTTATATTCATTGAACAACCTCTTGAGCTCAACATCTGGCAATTGATGTTCAGCAGATTCCTTAATAGGCCTTATGAAGCCTGCTATCATTGGAAACCAGAACATGGAACAAAATTCCATCTTGTAAGTCGTTTGAACGGAAAAGTTAAAACCTTCAAATCTGCTCCCTTCTTTTTCTTCCATACTGTAAATGCTTTTGAAGAAGATAATGAAGTATTAATTGATTTGTGTCTGTACAAAGATCCTTCTGTAATTAAAGATCTTTATTTAGATAAGCTCAAACAAAACGGATTAAAAAAAGAAAGTATGAGTTTACTATACAGGACAAAAATAAACTTAGAAACTAAAACCGTTGACCTTATCCAACTTTCTGATGTTTCTTTGGACCTGCCTTCTTTCAATATGACAAGAGCGTGCAAATCTTATAATTATGTCTATGGACTTGGTTTAAGGGAAACTCAAGACATCGAAGTGAACAACCAGCTAGTAAAGGTAGATGTCCGTTCAGGAGATTTAAAGGTTTGGTATCACAAAGGCATGTATCCTTCTGAACCTTTGTTTGTAGGAGCTCCAGGAGGTTTATTAGAAGATGATGGTATAATTTTATCTGTGGTGCTTGATATCCAAAAGCAATCTTCTTTTCTTTTGCTATTAAATGCAAGTGATTTTACTGAAATTGCAAGAGCATATTCTCCAGTGTATTTGCCCATAGGCCTGCATGGAATGTTTTATCAAAAGTAA
- a CDS encoding cyclase family protein: protein MLRIVDLSKTIEYNKKDPWFMRIKIKNKPHNKSKFLIRFFVGLPARLFPSKFRGWADDKIIGMGVHSTTHIDAPWHYSEMVNGKKAKTIDEIPLEWLYGEGIVIDMSHKADFDIITVDDIQADLMKSGAEISPGKIVLIKTGRSNIQGEDYVNKGTGMSKEATEWLIERGIKVMGIDQWGFDLPLRYMAAKAKETSDPELFWQAHLVGQKYEYLHMEQLVNLEALPPSGFKVAVFPLKIKGASAAPARVVAIFDN from the coding sequence ATGTTACGCATAGTAGATCTCTCCAAAACCATTGAATACAACAAAAAGGACCCTTGGTTTATGAGGATAAAAATTAAAAATAAACCTCATAATAAAAGTAAGTTTCTTATCCGTTTTTTTGTTGGCCTTCCTGCCCGATTATTCCCTTCAAAGTTTAGAGGATGGGCAGATGATAAAATCATTGGAATGGGCGTACATTCAACCACTCATATTGATGCGCCATGGCACTATTCAGAAATGGTGAATGGAAAAAAGGCAAAGACCATCGATGAAATTCCTTTAGAATGGCTTTATGGTGAAGGAATTGTTATAGATATGAGTCACAAAGCAGACTTTGATATTATAACAGTCGATGACATTCAAGCAGACCTTATGAAGTCTGGGGCAGAAATATCTCCTGGTAAAATAGTTCTTATCAAAACCGGTCGTTCAAATATTCAGGGAGAAGACTATGTAAATAAAGGGACAGGTATGAGTAAAGAAGCCACCGAATGGCTTATTGAAAGAGGAATAAAAGTGATGGGAATAGATCAGTGGGGCTTTGATCTTCCTCTAAGATATATGGCAGCCAAAGCCAAAGAAACCTCTGATCCTGAACTCTTCTGGCAGGCCCATCTTGTAGGACAAAAATATGAATATCTGCATATGGAACAGTTGGTAAATTTAGAGGCACTTCCTCCTTCAGGATTTAAAGTTGCTGTCTTTCCCTTAAAGATAAAGGGTGCTTCAGCTGCTCCAGCAAGGGTTGTTGCTATTTTTGATAATTAA
- a CDS encoding o-succinylbenzoate synthase, translating to MGLNCFWKKYTLDFKFEAGTSRGVLTTHNVRYLIISSEKDSSKFGIGECAPLKGLSVDDRLDLDEKLDEICKLISNKNSIDECEEIYQYLQEWPSIRFALETALLDLQHGGKRKLFESDFTSGIRGIPINGLIWMGDFNFMEKQLWEKLEQGFNCIKIKVGAIDFNKECSLLEKIRTKFSPEQIEIRVDANGAFTDKDAENKLKQLSAFTIHSIEQPVKAGQIELMKHLCKLNIIPVALDEELIGVHTEDTKIELLQKIKPQYIILKPTLLGGFQQCKEWIKAADDSLSGWWLTSALESNVGLNAVAQFAYTLNSPMPQGLGTGKLYHNNIDSPLVIQSGSLYYDPSQNWNFNPLF from the coding sequence ATGGGCTTGAATTGTTTTTGGAAAAAATACACCCTGGATTTTAAGTTTGAAGCAGGGACTTCACGGGGAGTGCTTACCACACATAATGTACGATATCTGATAATATCCTCAGAAAAGGATTCTTCAAAGTTTGGGATAGGAGAATGCGCACCATTGAAAGGTCTTAGTGTTGATGACAGGCTTGATCTGGATGAAAAGCTGGATGAAATCTGCAAACTTATTTCAAATAAGAATTCTATAGATGAATGTGAGGAAATTTATCAATACCTACAAGAGTGGCCTTCCATTCGTTTTGCCCTAGAAACTGCTTTACTGGATTTGCAGCATGGAGGAAAAAGAAAACTTTTCGAAAGTGACTTTACTTCAGGTATAAGGGGTATACCTATCAATGGCCTGATCTGGATGGGTGATTTTAATTTTATGGAAAAACAGTTATGGGAAAAGCTGGAGCAAGGATTTAACTGTATTAAGATTAAGGTAGGTGCAATAGATTTTAATAAGGAATGCAGCCTGCTTGAAAAAATAAGAACCAAATTTTCTCCCGAACAGATTGAGATCCGAGTAGATGCAAATGGAGCGTTTACTGATAAGGACGCTGAAAACAAGTTAAAACAACTCTCAGCATTTACAATTCATTCTATTGAACAACCTGTGAAGGCTGGCCAGATTGAATTGATGAAGCATCTTTGTAAGTTAAACATCATACCTGTCGCACTAGACGAAGAACTCATAGGTGTACACACAGAAGATACTAAAATTGAATTACTGCAAAAGATCAAACCTCAATACATCATACTCAAGCCTACACTTCTCGGGGGATTTCAGCAATGCAAAGAATGGATTAAAGCAGCAGATGATTCCCTGTCTGGCTGGTGGCTAACTTCTGCTTTGGAGTCCAATGTCGGTCTCAACGCCGTTGCTCAGTTTGCATATACCCTGAACTCACCAATGCCGCAAGGATTGGGCACTGGAAAGCTTTATCATAACAATATTGATTCTCCTCTTGTTATTCAATCAGGATCTCTGTACTACGATCCTTCTCAAAATTGGAATTTTAATCCCTTGTTTTAA
- a CDS encoding COG3014 family protein — MGRVIICLIFAGLCFSCVSYYQRNIKFNTYFVQGQLKEAEEVLAKDKKGAKGKNKLIYYLNRGVVASMQGNYVGSNDHFEEAYRIADNHHRNLLNEGVSFLTNPKMVEYYGEEFELLMMHYYMALNYLKLGQPEEALVECKRMDIRLNQLSDKYKSDNKYKRDAFIHLLMGIVYDANKDYNNAFIAYRNALEVYQTDYQKMFNLSPPEQLKHDLLRTAYLSGFNEELVRFEKDLGMKFQPSSGKDEGDLVFIWHDGLGPVKEEWSINFSIVRGEGGVVTFVNPELGLNFPFVINNDDYQSSGLSKLEFIRVAFPRYVERPLVYESASLSGGGKEVPLQLAEDINAIAFKSLKDRMLLELGKSLLRLGLKKAAEYKIRQQNGDLGAAFSIVNAISEQADTRNWQTLPHSIYYARLKLPEGKQTITFTPKGRQTENKQEISVEIKKNNTNFQTFSSLEAVTVPLYY; from the coding sequence ATGGGACGAGTTATAATTTGTTTGATTTTTGCAGGCTTGTGTTTTTCCTGCGTTTCCTATTATCAGAGAAATATTAAGTTCAATACTTACTTTGTTCAGGGGCAGCTCAAGGAAGCAGAGGAAGTATTAGCTAAAGATAAAAAGGGTGCCAAGGGAAAAAACAAGCTTATTTATTATTTAAACAGAGGGGTTGTGGCTTCCATGCAAGGCAACTACGTTGGAAGCAACGACCACTTTGAAGAGGCCTACAGGATTGCCGATAATCACCACAGAAACTTGCTGAATGAAGGAGTATCCTTTCTGACCAATCCTAAAATGGTCGAATACTACGGAGAGGAATTTGAACTCTTAATGATGCATTACTACATGGCATTGAACTATCTGAAGCTGGGACAGCCTGAAGAAGCGCTGGTAGAATGCAAAAGAATGGATATCCGATTAAATCAACTCAGCGATAAATACAAATCGGATAATAAATATAAAAGAGATGCATTCATTCATCTTTTAATGGGAATCGTTTACGATGCCAATAAAGATTATAATAACGCCTTTATAGCTTATCGAAATGCTTTGGAGGTATATCAGACCGATTATCAGAAGATGTTCAATCTTAGCCCTCCTGAACAGCTTAAACATGATCTCTTGAGAACTGCTTACCTCAGTGGTTTTAATGAAGAACTTGTCAGGTTTGAAAAAGATCTTGGAATGAAATTTCAGCCTTCGTCAGGCAAAGATGAAGGCGACCTTGTCTTCATTTGGCATGATGGTCTTGGGCCTGTTAAAGAAGAGTGGAGTATCAACTTTAGTATAGTCAGAGGAGAGGGAGGAGTTGTTACGTTTGTTAATCCTGAATTGGGCTTAAACTTTCCGTTTGTCATTAACAATGATGATTATCAGTCCAGCGGTTTAAGCAAACTTGAATTTATAAGAGTTGCATTTCCTAGGTATGTAGAGAGGCCTTTGGTTTATGAAAGTGCAAGTTTATCCGGAGGAGGAAAGGAAGTACCTTTACAACTAGCCGAAGATATCAATGCAATTGCTTTCAAGTCTCTAAAAGATCGAATGCTTTTGGAGTTAGGAAAATCTTTGCTTCGTCTTGGACTAAAGAAAGCAGCTGAATATAAAATAAGACAACAAAACGGTGATCTGGGAGCGGCTTTCAGTATTGTTAACGCCATATCAGAACAGGCAGATACCAGGAACTGGCAAACTTTGCCACACAGCATTTATTATGCAAGGCTTAAACTTCCCGAAGGAAAGCAAACCATTACCTTTACACCAAAGGGAAGGCAAACTGAAAATAAACAAGAGATTTCAGTAGAGATAAAAAAGAATAATACCAATTTTCAAACCTTCAGTTCGCTTGAAGCAGTGACAGTGCCTTTGTATTATTAA
- a CDS encoding penicillin-binding protein activator LpoB, whose amino-acid sequence MRISFKVIFSLLTVLVLAGSCTKKTVTRVSPDQQIDLSGRWNDVDSRLVAEEMAKDMINRPWRNDFMTRNNKKPTIIVGVISNKSHEHIDALTFIKDLERECINTGTIRVVQNAEFREKLREERADQQQFASPETQKKWGRELGADYMVFGTINSIVDSEGKRKVVFYQINLELADLETNELVWIGDKKIKKYIVN is encoded by the coding sequence ATGAGAATTTCCTTTAAAGTTATTTTCAGCCTTCTTACAGTTTTAGTCCTTGCTGGTTCATGTACTAAGAAGACGGTTACAAGGGTAAGTCCTGATCAACAGATAGATCTGAGTGGCCGCTGGAATGACGTAGATTCAAGGCTCGTAGCGGAAGAAATGGCTAAAGATATGATTAACAGACCGTGGAGAAATGACTTCATGACAAGAAATAATAAAAAGCCAACAATTATAGTGGGGGTAATCAGTAATAAAAGCCATGAACATATTGATGCTCTTACTTTCATTAAAGACCTTGAAAGGGAATGTATCAATACAGGTACTATAAGAGTGGTCCAAAATGCAGAATTCAGAGAAAAGCTAAGAGAGGAAAGAGCGGATCAGCAACAATTTGCATCTCCTGAAACTCAGAAGAAATGGGGAAGAGAGCTTGGCGCAGATTATATGGTATTCGGTACGATTAATTCTATTGTAGACTCTGAAGGCAAGAGAAAAGTAGTGTTTTATCAGATCAATCTTGAACTGGCTGACCTTGAAACCAATGAGCTTGTTTGGATCGGAGACAAGAAAATTAAAAAATACATAGTTAATTAA
- a CDS encoding RidA family protein, with the protein MKREILKSGTPWEDIVGYSRAIKIGNVIEVAGTTAMDGDQVFGKGNAYEQAYFIFSKIEKCLTHFGSSMKDVVRTKMYVTDISQWEEIGKAHGQFFIGINPVATMVEVNRLISPDLLVEIEVTAIVPN; encoded by the coding sequence ATGAAAAGAGAAATTTTAAAATCCGGAACACCATGGGAAGACATTGTAGGATATTCCAGGGCTATAAAAATAGGTAATGTGATAGAAGTTGCAGGTACGACCGCAATGGATGGAGACCAAGTATTTGGCAAAGGAAATGCTTATGAGCAAGCTTATTTTATTTTTTCAAAAATTGAAAAATGCCTCACTCATTTCGGAAGTAGTATGAAAGATGTGGTAAGAACAAAGATGTATGTTACGGATATAAGTCAATGGGAAGAAATAGGAAAAGCACATGGTCAGTTTTTTATTGGAATAAATCCAGTTGCTACAATGGTAGAAGTAAACCGCCTCATATCTCCTGATCTTCTGGTAGAAATAGAAGTTACTGCAATTGTCCCTAATTAA